A single genomic interval of Natronoarchaeum philippinense harbors:
- a CDS encoding ABC transporter permease: MRSLLGRLRSDDGDSLPLGLTLLAAAIAAAAIFPLSWVVLTAIEVEPGRAFELLVQPATREVLLNSVLLMAAVTVLSILIGVPLAYLTVRTDLPFSRFWSVVVALPLVVPSYIGAFAFVSAFGPRGEFHELLAPLGIERLPNIYGFPGAVLVITLYTYPYVYLTTRAALLSFDTTLVEAARTLDHDRWSAFRKVTLPHIRPAIAAGGLLVALYAVSDFGTPAIMRLSVFTRQIYVEYHAFGQDYAALLSLQLLAIVLLVLALEWWVRPDETVHSNLQGAGGGTPVSLGRWRWPATLLPASVTTLALVVPLWILGLWLVNAEGGRRPSFAFEWSYAVNSVTVAAAAAVVAALVALPVGYLSGRYDSPLSNLLDRATYVGFAVPGIVLALALVYFGARANSLPAAPQLYPTLALLVFAYVVRFMPQAVGSIRPSTLQVDPKLVEAARTLGDAPTRAFRRVTLPLIAPGVVAGGALVFLTTMKELPATLMLRPTGFETLVTHIWRAQASAYFQYAAIPALLLIVISGLSMVVMLSQERLGR, translated from the coding sequence ATGAGATCGTTGCTCGGCCGGCTTCGAAGCGACGACGGCGACTCGCTACCGCTGGGGCTGACGCTGCTCGCCGCCGCTATCGCCGCGGCGGCGATCTTCCCGCTCTCGTGGGTCGTGCTCACGGCGATCGAAGTAGAGCCGGGACGCGCGTTCGAGTTGCTCGTCCAGCCCGCGACGCGCGAAGTGCTGCTCAACAGCGTGCTGTTGATGGCGGCGGTGACGGTACTGTCGATCCTGATCGGCGTGCCGCTGGCGTATCTCACGGTCCGGACCGATCTGCCCTTTTCGCGGTTCTGGTCGGTCGTGGTCGCGCTTCCGCTGGTGGTGCCGAGCTACATCGGCGCGTTCGCGTTCGTCTCGGCGTTCGGCCCCCGCGGCGAGTTCCACGAGCTACTGGCGCCGCTCGGCATCGAACGACTACCCAACATCTACGGCTTCCCGGGTGCCGTGCTGGTCATCACGCTGTACACGTACCCCTACGTCTACTTGACGACGCGGGCCGCGCTGCTTTCCTTCGACACGACGCTGGTCGAGGCCGCGCGCACGCTCGATCACGACCGGTGGTCGGCGTTCCGGAAGGTGACGCTGCCCCACATCCGGCCGGCGATCGCCGCCGGCGGACTGCTCGTCGCGCTGTACGCGGTCTCCGACTTCGGGACGCCGGCGATCATGCGCCTGTCGGTGTTCACGCGCCAGATCTACGTCGAGTACCACGCCTTCGGACAGGACTACGCGGCGCTGTTGTCGCTGCAGTTGCTCGCCATCGTCCTGCTGGTGCTCGCACTGGAGTGGTGGGTTCGCCCCGACGAGACGGTCCACAGCAACCTGCAGGGGGCGGGCGGCGGCACACCGGTCTCGCTCGGTCGGTGGCGCTGGCCCGCGACGTTGTTACCGGCTTCGGTGACGACGCTCGCGCTCGTCGTCCCGCTGTGGATTCTCGGGCTCTGGCTGGTCAACGCGGAGGGTGGACGCCGCCCATCCTTCGCCTTCGAGTGGAGCTACGCGGTCAACTCCGTGACCGTCGCCGCGGCGGCGGCGGTCGTCGCGGCGCTGGTCGCGCTCCCGGTCGGCTATCTCTCGGGGCGGTACGACTCGCCGCTGTCGAACCTGCTCGATCGGGCGACGTACGTCGGCTTCGCGGTGCCGGGTATCGTCCTCGCGCTCGCGCTCGTGTACTTCGGCGCCCGAGCGAACTCGCTCCCGGCCGCGCCGCAGCTCTACCCGACGCTTGCGCTGCTGGTGTTTGCCTACGTCGTGCGGTTCATGCCACAGGCAGTCGGGTCGATTCGACCGTCGACGCTACAGGTCGATCCCAAGCTCGTCGAAGCCGCGCGGACGCTTGGCGACGCCCCGACTAGGGCCTTCCGGCGGGTGACGCTGCCGCTGATCGCACCCGGAGTCGTGGCCGGTGGCGCGCTCGTCTTCCTCACGACGATGAAGGAGCTGCCCGCGACGCTCATGCTGCGACCGACCGGCTTCGAGACGCTTGTCACTCACATCTGGCGCGCACAGGCGTCGGCGTACTTCCAATATGCGGCGATTCCGGCGCTGTTGCTTATCGTGATCTCGGGACTGTCGATGGTCGTGATGCTCTCACAGGAGCGGCTGGGCCGCTAA
- a CDS encoding dolichyl-phosphate hexose transferase, whose protein sequence is MNAIDRDESATPSTDDEHEEFTFDDLSVVMGTYNEEAAIGTVLDDIDEITDGRAEVVCVDGSSDRTPEIAREHGARVIEQEPQGYGVAVREAILTPDRPIVVTTDCDDTYPMEQLPEFLDLINEGYDVVSGDRIYHGAEAMPTFNRFGNRAFALLASVLMLERVHDTTTGMRAYRRDVVESIEWTENTGLSAELLIRPLMRGYDVREHPIAYRERAGETKLDPIEGGAAIAKSIVKVCLEERFD, encoded by the coding sequence ATGAACGCGATAGACCGCGACGAGTCTGCGACCCCGAGCACCGACGACGAGCACGAGGAGTTCACCTTCGACGACCTCAGCGTCGTGATGGGCACGTACAACGAGGAAGCGGCGATCGGCACCGTTCTCGACGACATCGACGAGATCACCGACGGGCGCGCCGAGGTCGTCTGTGTCGACGGCTCCTCGGACCGGACGCCAGAGATCGCCCGCGAACACGGCGCCCGCGTCATCGAACAGGAGCCACAGGGCTACGGCGTCGCCGTGCGCGAGGCGATTCTCACGCCCGATCGGCCGATCGTCGTCACGACCGACTGCGACGACACCTACCCGATGGAGCAACTGCCCGAGTTTCTCGACTTGATCAACGAGGGCTACGACGTGGTCAGCGGCGACCGCATCTACCACGGCGCCGAGGCGATGCCGACGTTCAACCGCTTCGGTAATCGAGCGTTCGCGCTGCTGGCGAGCGTGCTGATGCTCGAACGCGTCCACGACACGACGACGGGCATGCGGGCCTACCGCCGCGACGTGGTCGAGTCGATCGAGTGGACCGAAAACACCGGCCTCTCGGCCGAACTGCTGATCCGGCCGCTGATGCGCGGGTACGACGTGCGCGAGCACCCGATCGCCTACCGCGAACGCGCCGGCGAAACCAAGCTCGACCCGATCGAGGGCGGCGCCGCCATCGCCAAGTCGATCGTCAAAGTCTGTCTGGAAGAACGGTTCGACTGA
- a CDS encoding universal stress protein, with product MTKTVLVAVDGSPQSEEALDHALEEHPEAEIVALTVVDPAEAGYSVEGAAPDFPQEWYETAEQEAENVLEDAEERAEAAGQSITTASGVGRPANAIVQYADDEGADHIVLGSHGRTGMSRILLGSVAETVMRRSKVPVTVVR from the coding sequence ATGACCAAAACTGTCCTCGTCGCGGTTGACGGCTCGCCCCAGTCCGAGGAGGCACTGGACCACGCGCTCGAAGAGCATCCCGAGGCCGAGATCGTCGCCCTGACGGTCGTCGATCCGGCAGAGGCCGGCTACTCCGTCGAGGGTGCCGCGCCCGACTTCCCACAGGAGTGGTACGAGACGGCAGAACAGGAAGCCGAGAACGTGCTCGAAGACGCCGAAGAGCGGGCCGAGGCTGCCGGCCAGTCGATCACGACGGCGAGCGGTGTCGGCCGGCCGGCCAACGCCATCGTCCAGTACGCCGACGACGAGGGCGCCGACCACATCGTGCTGGGCAGCCACGGCCGGACGGGGATGTCACGAATCCTGCTCGGTAGCGTCGCGGAGACGGTGATGCGCCGGTCGAAAGTGCCGGTGACTGTGGTTCGGTAG
- a CDS encoding GMC family oxidoreductase: protein MSVDRSPVPDADVCVIGAGPAGSLVADRLAASGREVVVLDAGPRFEDEDPNRIERMEQAIRPSYGRPDVWDVGGERDAYSATGEWFYPLNIARVKGIGGSTLHWQGMVMRLHEDDFASASERGVGVDWPIDYEDLRPHYADAERALGVSGADDNPFGPPREEPFPNPAFPPSYSDGLFAEACEELEIAMHSVPNARNSEPYDGRSPCVGYGTCQPVCPSGAKYDASVHADSAEERGATIIDRATVARLEHGPDRIDAAAYATPDGEYRQEADAFVLAAGGVETPRLLLLSDSEHYPDGLANSSGAVGKYFMDHLFAGAGGVLDEPTRQNHVGFFTSESHQFYDDADESVGPFKLEFFNYAGPSPVEQALGADEWGDDLLDSLQDSYGTHVAVGGLVEQLPREDSYVGLDDSKTDHLGNPVPDVHWNVGDRALRTIERANEVQRDILEELGAEIQWTAGPEATGPAYHHMGTTRMGTDPADSVVDPELRTHDLDNCWIASSSTFPTGGAVNPTLTIAALALRVAERVDAAL from the coding sequence GTGAGCGTCGATCGCTCCCCGGTGCCCGACGCCGACGTTTGCGTGATCGGCGCCGGGCCGGCGGGCTCGCTCGTCGCCGATCGACTCGCGGCGTCCGGCCGCGAGGTCGTCGTTCTCGACGCCGGGCCGCGCTTCGAGGACGAAGATCCGAACCGGATCGAGCGTATGGAACAGGCGATTCGGCCCTCTTACGGCCGTCCGGACGTGTGGGACGTGGGCGGCGAACGCGACGCCTACTCGGCGACCGGCGAGTGGTTCTACCCGCTGAACATCGCCCGCGTGAAGGGGATCGGCGGCTCGACGCTGCACTGGCAGGGGATGGTGATGCGGCTCCACGAGGACGACTTCGCCTCAGCGAGCGAACGCGGCGTCGGCGTCGACTGGCCGATCGACTACGAGGACCTCCGACCGCACTACGCCGACGCCGAGCGCGCGCTCGGCGTCTCGGGCGCCGACGACAACCCCTTCGGCCCGCCCCGCGAGGAGCCGTTCCCCAACCCCGCTTTCCCGCCGTCGTACAGCGACGGCCTGTTCGCCGAGGCCTGCGAAGAGCTCGAAATTGCGATGCACTCGGTGCCCAACGCGCGCAACTCCGAACCGTACGACGGCCGGAGCCCTTGCGTGGGCTACGGCACCTGCCAGCCGGTCTGTCCCTCGGGCGCGAAGTACGACGCCAGCGTCCACGCCGACTCCGCCGAAGAGCGGGGCGCGACGATCATCGACCGAGCGACTGTCGCCCGATTAGAGCACGGCCCCGACCGGATCGACGCCGCGGCGTACGCGACGCCCGACGGCGAGTATCGCCAAGAAGCGGACGCGTTCGTACTCGCGGCCGGCGGCGTCGAGACGCCGCGACTCCTGTTGCTCTCGGACTCCGAGCACTATCCCGACGGGTTGGCCAACTCCAGCGGTGCGGTTGGCAAGTACTTCATGGACCACCTGTTTGCCGGCGCCGGCGGCGTCCTCGACGAACCGACCCGACAGAACCACGTCGGCTTTTTCACCAGCGAGAGCCACCAGTTCTACGACGACGCCGACGAGTCGGTCGGCCCGTTCAAGCTGGAGTTTTTCAACTACGCCGGCCCCTCGCCGGTCGAGCAGGCGCTCGGCGCCGACGAGTGGGGCGACGACCTGCTCGACTCGCTACAGGACTCCTATGGAACTCACGTCGCCGTCGGCGGGCTGGTCGAGCAACTCCCCCGCGAGGACAGCTACGTCGGCCTCGACGACTCGAAGACCGACCATCTCGGCAACCCCGTCCCGGACGTTCACTGGAACGTCGGCGACCGGGCGCTGCGCACGATCGAACGGGCCAACGAGGTCCAGCGCGACATTCTGGAGGAACTCGGCGCCGAGATTCAGTGGACCGCGGGTCCGGAGGCGACCGGCCCCGCGTACCACCACATGGGGACGACCCGGATGGGAACCGATCCCGCCGATAGCGTCGTCGATCCGGAGCTCCGGACGCACGACCTAGACAACTGCTGGATCGCCTCCAGCTCGACGTTCCCGACCGGCGGGGCGGTCAACCCGACGCTCACCATCGCGGCGCTGGCCCTTCGCGTCGCCGAGCGCGTCGACGCCGCGCTCTGA
- the ahbB gene encoding siroheme decarboxylase subunit beta, which translates to MSLRSADWRQDIDDADAAIIDGFQSGFPIEERPFRAVGEAVGVDEDEALARVERLYEAGIFRRFGPVLNPPVIGSSTLAAVSAPDERFEEVADVINGYRQVNHNYRRDHEWNMWFVVTAGSRERRDEILDEIEDRTGLTVLNLPMLTDFYINLEFPVVNADRFARETDDATSAAAPTDGVSATRISENATSDFSAFEADLLLEIQSGFPLSATPYADLADRLGADVGDVLDAVERLLADGCIKRIGCVVNHVVTGFDSNCMVVWNVPDEELDERGVAVGELPYVTLCYHRPRRPDLDWEYNLFTMIHGRDPEAVDEKIDELAAEHLPGDHERLYSTETLKQTGARYEELVSDR; encoded by the coding sequence ATGAGTCTCCGGTCGGCCGATTGGCGGCAGGATATCGACGACGCCGACGCCGCGATCATCGACGGGTTCCAGAGCGGCTTCCCGATCGAGGAGCGACCGTTCCGTGCAGTCGGCGAAGCGGTCGGCGTCGACGAGGATGAGGCGCTGGCCCGCGTCGAACGGCTGTACGAGGCGGGCATCTTCCGCCGGTTCGGCCCGGTTTTGAACCCGCCCGTGATCGGCAGTTCGACGCTGGCGGCCGTCAGCGCCCCCGACGAGCGGTTCGAGGAGGTCGCCGACGTGATCAACGGCTACCGGCAGGTCAACCACAACTATCGCCGGGATCACGAGTGGAACATGTGGTTCGTCGTCACCGCCGGGTCGCGCGAGCGACGCGACGAGATCCTCGACGAGATCGAGGACCGAACCGGGCTGACGGTGTTGAACCTGCCGATGCTGACCGATTTTTATATCAATCTGGAGTTTCCGGTCGTCAACGCCGATCGGTTCGCGCGCGAGACCGACGACGCCACGTCGGCCGCGGCACCGACCGACGGCGTCTCTGCGACTCGTATCAGCGAGAACGCGACGAGCGACTTCTCGGCGTTCGAGGCCGATCTGCTGCTCGAGATCCAATCAGGATTCCCACTGTCGGCGACGCCGTACGCCGACCTCGCTGACCGGCTCGGCGCCGATGTCGGGGACGTTCTCGACGCCGTCGAGCGGCTGCTGGCAGACGGCTGTATCAAGCGGATCGGCTGTGTCGTCAACCACGTCGTGACGGGCTTTGACAGCAACTGCATGGTCGTCTGGAACGTTCCCGACGAGGAACTCGACGAGCGCGGCGTCGCCGTCGGTGAGCTTCCCTACGTGACGCTGTGTTATCATCGTCCGCGGCGTCCCGACCTCGACTGGGAGTACAACCTGTTTACGATGATTCACGGGCGCGACCCCGAGGCGGTCGACGAAAAGATCGACGAACTCGCCGCCGAACACCTTCCGGGGGATCACGAACGGCTCTACTCGACGGAAACGCTAAAACAAACCGGCGCGCGGTACGAAGAGCTTGTTTCTGACCGTTAG
- a CDS encoding DUF7846 domain-containing protein yields the protein MTARDRLVDRARRLRGSPERIVAALIAVCAVIVTFRIAVDVFAYHSTNHDEGVYLSQAALLLDGQLQYVAGDLTDAVHPWFYIEDSGRLYPKYTPVPAAMFAVSMALFGEPRVTLALVAGANAALAYALGATAFDRRVGVVAAAVFAAAPLSLVSGSAFLPYAPTTTWNLLFAVCYLNGVRSGSLRWAAAAGLATGIAFFSRPYTAVLFAAPFILHALWQVASAARERAGWADLRERGGTPLTALRPLPDPIARNALTAAGGLAFVGIALAYNAVLTGDPLVFPYQAFAPQDGPGFGRRRILGHSIVYTPELALEANLRVLRQFATRWFTGGIAGTALAMGGLALAGRRCVGGDSRLKRLLPDVDPLAVALLAGLFVSIPVGNVPFWGNFNVLGALSDPNDGIIAVFGPIYHFDLLAPLSVFAAAGLVAAWRWLASGVRRLTSPPVARVTLALVLVVALPVGAMGNAGLVGEPLDHHSATADKFEQAYAPVEETEFDDAVVFLPTPYGEWTNHPFQYLRNDPGLDGPVVYVLDRDPGEDFAVHEAYPNRTYYRYAYQGEWTPNPDRHVVPKLERIEVREARTFDGETTVGIPPGVETASVELETGNGVAEYTIRNPNESETVTWTLDRNAARLVGPDGNGSAVRIDATDELELLVTLAATDGSTLTYRQAMTVRAAGNGVQVVWPPERRVCPLVPRCGFEGTYLPEHPDEHVGGVDFETTIAAAADDAEES from the coding sequence ATGACGGCGAGGGACAGACTGGTCGATCGCGCCCGCCGGCTACGAGGCTCGCCCGAACGGATCGTCGCCGCCTTGATCGCCGTCTGCGCCGTCATCGTGACGTTCCGAATCGCAGTCGATGTCTTTGCCTACCACTCCACCAACCACGACGAAGGCGTCTACCTGAGCCAAGCCGCACTGTTGCTCGACGGCCAGTTGCAGTACGTCGCGGGCGACCTGACCGACGCCGTCCACCCGTGGTTCTACATCGAGGACAGCGGCCGGCTGTACCCGAAGTACACACCGGTCCCCGCGGCGATGTTCGCGGTTTCGATGGCGCTGTTCGGCGAGCCGCGGGTGACGCTCGCGCTCGTCGCGGGCGCCAACGCCGCGCTGGCGTACGCACTGGGCGCGACGGCGTTCGATCGCCGCGTCGGCGTCGTCGCGGCCGCCGTCTTCGCCGCGGCGCCGCTGTCGCTCGTCTCGGGATCGGCGTTCCTGCCGTACGCGCCGACGACGACGTGGAACCTACTGTTCGCGGTCTGCTATCTGAACGGCGTCCGCTCGGGGAGTCTCCGGTGGGCCGCCGCGGCGGGGCTGGCGACCGGAATCGCCTTCTTCTCGCGCCCGTACACTGCGGTTCTGTTCGCGGCGCCGTTTATTCTGCACGCGCTGTGGCAGGTGGCGAGCGCCGCCCGCGAGCGGGCCGGATGGGCGGACCTGCGCGAACGAGGAGGGACGCCACTCACCGCGCTTCGGCCGCTGCCTGATCCGATCGCCCGGAACGCGTTGACGGCTGCGGGCGGGTTGGCGTTCGTCGGCATCGCGCTGGCGTACAACGCCGTCCTCACCGGGGATCCGCTCGTGTTCCCCTACCAAGCGTTCGCACCGCAGGACGGGCCCGGATTCGGTCGGCGGCGCATCCTCGGTCACTCCATCGTGTACACGCCCGAGTTGGCGCTGGAAGCCAACCTCCGGGTGCTCCGGCAGTTCGCGACGCGCTGGTTCACCGGCGGGATCGCCGGCACGGCGCTTGCGATGGGCGGTCTCGCGCTCGCAGGGCGACGCTGTGTCGGCGGGGACAGCCGGCTGAAGCGACTACTTCCCGATGTCGACCCGCTCGCAGTCGCGCTGCTGGCGGGGCTGTTCGTCTCGATACCGGTCGGTAACGTCCCGTTCTGGGGCAACTTCAACGTGCTCGGCGCGCTGTCGGACCCGAACGACGGCATCATCGCCGTGTTCGGTCCGATCTACCACTTCGACCTGCTGGCGCCGCTGTCGGTGTTCGCGGCCGCGGGGCTGGTCGCCGCGTGGCGCTGGCTCGCCAGCGGCGTCCGCCGGCTGACCTCGCCACCCGTCGCGCGTGTCACGCTAGCGCTCGTCCTCGTCGTTGCGCTTCCAGTCGGGGCGATGGGCAACGCCGGACTGGTCGGCGAACCGCTCGACCACCACTCGGCCACCGCCGACAAGTTCGAGCAGGCGTACGCGCCAGTCGAGGAGACGGAGTTCGACGACGCCGTCGTGTTCCTGCCGACGCCGTACGGCGAGTGGACGAATCACCCGTTCCAGTATCTGCGCAACGATCCCGGTCTCGACGGTCCGGTCGTCTACGTGCTCGATCGGGATCCGGGTGAGGATTTCGCCGTGCACGAGGCGTATCCGAACCGGACGTACTACCGGTACGCGTATCAAGGCGAGTGGACGCCAAACCCGGACCGACACGTCGTTCCCAAGCTAGAGCGGATCGAGGTGCGCGAGGCCCGGACGTTCGACGGCGAGACGACCGTCGGCATCCCGCCGGGCGTCGAGACCGCCAGCGTGGAACTGGAGACGGGGAACGGCGTGGCCGAGTACACGATCCGGAATCCGAACGAGTCAGAGACAGTGACGTGGACGCTCGATCGCAACGCGGCGCGGCTGGTCGGCCCCGACGGCAACGGTTCGGCGGTCCGGATCGACGCCACGGACGAGCTCGAGCTCTTGGTGACGCTGGCCGCAACCGACGGGTCAACGCTGACCTACCGGCAAGCCATGACCGTTCGCGCGGCCGGCAACGGCGTGCAGGTCGTCTGGCCGCCGGAACGGAGAGTCTGTCCGCTGGTCCCGCGGTGTGGTTTCGAGGGGACGTATCTGCCCGAGCACCCCGACGAACACGTCGGCGGCGTCGACTTCGAGACGACGATCGCGGCGGCGGCGGACGACGCCGAGGAATCGTAG
- a CDS encoding anthranilate phosphoribosyltransferase, translating into MAQTSQEYGEWPLQRLMTEVVGSGPKSADDMSRAQAREAFQRILDGEPDRTTLGAFWLANRWKRNNPEELGAYVDVMAEESTVVAEPDADPVDCGANYDGKGRSALLGVAAGVVAAGAGTPVVVHSGDRVPTQKQDAYKHVLDELGVRTEIDPDESADMVDETGFGFYYQPAFNPRIDELAERREMMGVRTFVNTIETLANPANADVHLGSFYHLAFAKKVVETFQESEHVSPGKVIMFQGMEGYDDIRPGYTKVAEWAAGDDEDSFEDYEIETPEYGMDFEEEDLYVDDVQADSADITETVVAGERDDQFADAVALNAAFRIYARDDVDSLDDGLDAAREAIEDGSAAAVLEDLRAF; encoded by the coding sequence ATGGCCCAGACGTCCCAAGAGTACGGCGAGTGGCCCCTACAGCGCCTGATGACCGAAGTCGTCGGCTCCGGTCCGAAGTCGGCCGACGACATGTCCCGCGCGCAAGCGCGAGAGGCGTTCCAGCGCATCCTCGACGGCGAACCGGACCGCACGACGCTCGGCGCGTTCTGGCTCGCCAACCGTTGGAAGCGCAACAACCCCGAGGAGTTGGGCGCCTACGTCGACGTGATGGCCGAGGAGTCGACCGTCGTCGCCGAGCCCGACGCCGACCCCGTCGACTGCGGCGCGAACTACGACGGCAAGGGTCGCTCGGCCCTGCTCGGCGTCGCCGCCGGCGTCGTCGCCGCGGGAGCGGGCACGCCGGTCGTCGTCCACAGCGGCGATCGCGTCCCCACCCAGAAGCAAGACGCCTACAAGCACGTGCTGGACGAACTCGGCGTCCGGACCGAGATCGATCCCGACGAGAGCGCCGACATGGTCGACGAGACCGGCTTCGGCTTCTACTACCAGCCGGCGTTTAACCCTCGGATCGACGAGCTCGCGGAACGCCGGGAGATGATGGGCGTGCGCACGTTCGTCAACACCATCGAGACGCTTGCCAACCCCGCGAACGCCGACGTTCACCTCGGGAGCTTCTACCATCTGGCCTTCGCCAAGAAGGTCGTCGAGACGTTCCAAGAAAGCGAGCACGTCTCGCCCGGTAAGGTGATCATGTTCCAAGGGATGGAAGGGTACGACGACATCCGACCCGGCTACACGAAAGTCGCCGAATGGGCGGCCGGCGACGACGAAGATTCCTTCGAGGACTACGAGATCGAGACGCCGGAGTACGGGATGGACTTCGAGGAGGAAGACCTCTACGTCGACGACGTGCAGGCCGACTCGGCCGACATCACAGAGACAGTCGTCGCCGGCGAGCGCGACGATCAGTTCGCCGACGCCGTCGCGCTCAACGCCGCGTTCCGAATCTACGCCCGCGACGATGTCGACTCGCTCGACGACGGGCTCGACGCCGCGCGCGAGGCGATCGAGGACGGCAGCGCGGCCGCGGTGCTCGAAGACCTACGCGCGTTCTGA
- a CDS encoding gluconate 2-dehydrogenase subunit 3 family protein, producing MELTRRDAVAALGAVGAAGAVGVARLVDEPPAATPSEDSSREDLPSNAAVGNALVAAARVVYPDAVSGIEEFVETFLSGRLDREEHAAGMRRAVADLDDRATTWYEDQFAALDPADRDSLLREVGADAADEDPDGTTAERVRYYVVNELLLALYASPTGGELVGIENPQGHPGGQTSYQRGPQA from the coding sequence ATGGAACTGACTCGCCGCGACGCCGTCGCCGCGCTGGGCGCCGTGGGGGCCGCCGGCGCGGTCGGCGTCGCGCGGCTCGTGGACGAACCGCCCGCCGCGACGCCGAGCGAGGACTCCTCGAGAGAGGATCTCCCGAGTAACGCTGCCGTCGGGAACGCGCTGGTCGCCGCCGCGAGAGTCGTCTATCCCGATGCAGTCTCCGGCATCGAGGAGTTCGTCGAGACCTTTCTCTCCGGCCGCCTCGACCGCGAGGAACACGCCGCGGGGATGCGGCGGGCCGTCGCCGACCTCGACGACCGCGCGACGACGTGGTACGAAGACCAGTTTGCGGCGCTCGATCCCGCCGACCGCGACAGTTTGCTCCGCGAGGTCGGCGCCGATGCCGCCGACGAGGACCCAGACGGAACGACCGCCGAGCGCGTGCGCTACTACGTGGTCAACGAGCTACTGCTGGCGCTGTACGCCTCGCCGACGGGCGGCGAACTGGTCGGCATCGAGAACCCGCAGGGCCATCCCGGCGGTCAGACGAGCTACCAGCGGGGGCCACAGGCGTGA